The Actinomadura sp. WMMB 499 genome includes a window with the following:
- a CDS encoding helix-turn-helix transcriptional regulator: MVSKFHFIRIFSRVTGVTPGRFLSAVRLHEAKRLLQTTPLNVADISAQVGYSSTGTFTRRFSRSVGVPPTEYRRMGRGDAGPLTAGYARPSRPHGGRPHGSVAGRALIEGERRSTVYVGVFETPILQGPLVAWEATDDDGAFRLDGIPAGTWYLHAVAHGAHSPSAPHAGPPMLWDMAGPIEIGPGTGVRADLKARPLDWYRPPILLAFPEPDSTPVAA; this comes from the coding sequence ATGGTCAGCAAGTTTCATTTCATAAGAATATTCAGCCGGGTCACCGGCGTGACACCGGGGCGTTTCCTCAGCGCCGTACGCCTGCACGAGGCCAAACGGCTTCTCCAGACGACACCGCTCAATGTCGCCGACATCTCCGCCCAGGTGGGCTATAGCAGTACCGGCACGTTCACCCGCCGGTTCTCCCGGTCCGTCGGCGTCCCCCCGACCGAATACCGCCGGATGGGCCGGGGCGACGCCGGCCCGCTCACCGCCGGGTACGCCCGCCCGTCCCGCCCGCACGGCGGGCGGCCGCACGGCTCCGTCGCGGGTCGCGCGCTGATCGAGGGGGAGCGGCGGTCCACGGTCTACGTCGGCGTCTTCGAGACGCCCATCCTGCAGGGCCCGCTGGTGGCCTGGGAGGCGACGGACGACGATGGAGCGTTCCGGCTCGACGGGATCCCGGCGGGCACCTGGTACCTGCACGCGGTCGCGCACGGCGCGCACTCCCCGTCCGCGCCGCACGCCGGTCCCCCGATGCTGTGGGACATGGCGGGCCCGATCGAGATCGGGCCCGGCACCGGGGTGCGGGCCGACCTGAAGGCCCGCCCGCTCGACTGGTACCGGCCGCCGATCCTGCTGGCCTTCCCGGAACCGGACTCGACGCCGGTGGCCGCCTGA
- a CDS encoding flavin reductase family protein yields the protein MTPPPTVDTRPFWAGFPSGVAIVTALAGDGRPWGMTCTSLCSVSLDPPILLVCLRCGSPTLEAVQETGAFCVNLLHDGARGTSNLFASGAADRFDRVRWRAGPGAAGPHLTEAAHTIADCAVLEDRTVGDHAVVMGRVEGLARLGPQRPLLYGRRRYASWPEAVDADEAGIAPVPLRLASVIEGLG from the coding sequence ATGACACCGCCGCCGACCGTGGACACCCGCCCGTTCTGGGCGGGCTTCCCCAGCGGAGTCGCCATCGTCACCGCACTCGCCGGAGACGGCCGCCCCTGGGGGATGACCTGCACGTCCCTGTGCAGCGTCTCGCTGGATCCGCCGATCCTCCTGGTGTGCCTGCGCTGCGGCAGCCCCACGCTCGAGGCCGTCCAGGAGACCGGGGCGTTCTGCGTCAACCTGCTGCACGACGGGGCGCGGGGCACCTCGAACCTGTTCGCCTCCGGCGCGGCCGACCGGTTCGACCGGGTGCGCTGGCGGGCCGGTCCCGGCGCCGCGGGGCCGCATCTGACGGAGGCCGCGCACACGATCGCCGACTGCGCGGTCCTCGAGGACCGGACGGTCGGCGACCACGCGGTGGTGATGGGCCGGGTCGAGGGACTCGCCCGGCTGGGCCCGCAGCGCCCGCTGCTGTACGGGCGGCGGCGGTACGCGTCCTGGCCGGAGGCCGTCGACGCGGACGAGGCGGGCATCGCGCCGGTGCCGCTGCGGCTCGCCTCGGTGATCGAAGGGCTCGGGTAG
- a CDS encoding beta-ketoacyl synthase N-terminal-like domain-containing protein, with product MNTDTVDTETRDATLNDTAEIRRLMEDQLKLSRRLRARVAELEGAARAPLAVVGMGLRLPGGLRTPDDFWDFLLEEDTALSGLPEERPGLRAVYDPRVGRPGRSYVDRAGFLDDIASFDADFFGVSHREAKLLDPQQRMLLEAAWEALERAGIAPRRSDRLDVGVYLGMMASEYLERLEDRTDTTGIDPYYTTGGGLCFPAGRISHTFGFSGPVMSVDTACSSSMTALHQAVRGLRNDECRYALVCGSNLLLSANLMVSLSQTRALSPEGRSKSFLASADGYGRGEGVGVLVLMRLADAEREGRPVLAVVRGTAVNHDGAASSLTAPNGPAQEEVVRAALADAGVGAADVGWIEAHGTGTPLGDPIEAGALDGVLGAAVRERGVPLALGSVKSRIGHLEAASGVAALLKTVLMLRHGTIPAAADDRDGDLNPRIPWDTMGFTVPRRTGPWPAELPRRIAGVNSFGMSGTNVHAILEAYEPAPAGATDDPAPGGAAARPELLTLSAKDPAALAELAGRVADHLRKADPAATASVCHTLRAGRVPFDHRIAVVGSAPAELADGIAAAVAGGTGARAASPVRAVTLRTGAAAGAVADALGAAFPALREPGGEPGERLARQFGRFGLRVRVRPDAGGGEGTGEGAGGVRVEWAVEGEAAPRSRPLAGDGTAAEALARALADLYADGAALRLDALRAPGARLVGDLPTYPFRRTRFWIDEPGTTAPGGPAGAAGGGTGDSAAPPPGDGDGVRAFLMELLKEVLHSPEDLDPDRSLQEAGADSFITTLFITKVEDFYDLGVPPEDLHIDVPLAELIDRFAGAIAEAGAVREPSA from the coding sequence GTGAACACCGACACCGTGGACACCGAAACCAGGGACGCCACGCTCAACGACACCGCCGAGATCCGGCGGCTGATGGAGGACCAGCTCAAGCTGTCGCGCCGCCTGCGCGCCCGCGTCGCCGAGCTCGAGGGCGCCGCGCGGGCCCCGCTGGCCGTGGTCGGGATGGGGCTGCGGCTGCCCGGCGGCCTGCGGACCCCGGACGACTTCTGGGACTTCCTGCTCGAGGAGGACACGGCGCTGTCCGGCCTCCCCGAGGAACGCCCGGGGCTGCGCGCCGTGTACGACCCGCGGGTGGGGCGGCCCGGCCGGTCGTACGTGGACCGGGCCGGGTTCCTCGACGACATCGCCTCGTTCGACGCCGACTTCTTCGGGGTGTCCCACCGCGAGGCCAAGCTGCTCGACCCGCAGCAGCGGATGCTGCTGGAGGCCGCCTGGGAGGCGCTGGAGCGGGCGGGCATCGCGCCCCGCCGCTCCGACCGGCTCGACGTCGGCGTGTACCTGGGGATGATGGCCTCGGAGTACCTGGAGCGCCTGGAGGACCGCACCGACACCACCGGCATCGACCCGTACTACACGACGGGCGGCGGGCTCTGCTTCCCCGCCGGCCGGATCAGCCACACGTTCGGGTTCTCGGGCCCGGTGATGAGCGTCGACACCGCCTGCTCGTCGTCGATGACCGCGCTGCACCAGGCCGTCCGGGGGCTGCGCAACGACGAGTGCCGGTACGCGCTGGTGTGCGGATCGAACCTGCTGCTGTCGGCCAACCTGATGGTGTCGCTGTCGCAGACCCGCGCGCTGTCGCCGGAGGGCCGTTCCAAGTCGTTCCTGGCCTCCGCCGACGGCTACGGGCGCGGCGAGGGCGTCGGCGTGCTGGTCCTGATGCGGCTGGCCGACGCCGAGCGCGAGGGCCGTCCGGTCCTGGCCGTCGTGCGGGGCACCGCCGTCAACCACGACGGCGCCGCCTCCAGCCTGACCGCCCCCAACGGGCCCGCGCAGGAGGAGGTCGTCCGCGCCGCCCTGGCCGACGCGGGGGTCGGCGCCGCCGACGTCGGCTGGATCGAGGCGCACGGCACGGGCACGCCGCTGGGCGACCCCATCGAGGCCGGGGCGCTGGACGGGGTGCTCGGCGCGGCCGTCCGGGAACGCGGCGTCCCGCTGGCGCTCGGCAGCGTCAAGTCCAGGATCGGGCACCTCGAGGCCGCCTCGGGCGTCGCGGCGCTGCTGAAGACGGTGCTCATGCTGCGGCACGGGACGATCCCGGCGGCGGCCGACGACCGCGACGGGGACCTCAACCCCCGCATCCCGTGGGACACGATGGGGTTCACCGTGCCGCGCCGCACCGGGCCGTGGCCGGCGGAACTGCCCCGCCGGATCGCCGGGGTGAACTCGTTCGGGATGAGCGGCACCAACGTCCACGCGATCCTGGAGGCGTACGAGCCCGCGCCCGCCGGCGCCACGGACGACCCGGCCCCCGGCGGCGCCGCCGCGCGCCCGGAGCTGCTGACGCTCTCGGCCAAGGACCCGGCGGCGCTCGCCGAGCTGGCCGGCCGGGTCGCCGACCACCTGCGCAAGGCCGACCCGGCGGCGACCGCGTCCGTCTGCCACACGCTGCGGGCCGGGCGCGTCCCGTTCGACCACCGGATCGCCGTCGTCGGGTCGGCCCCCGCCGAACTGGCCGACGGGATCGCCGCCGCCGTCGCGGGCGGGACGGGCGCCCGCGCCGCGTCGCCCGTCCGGGCCGTCACCCTGCGGACGGGCGCGGCCGCCGGGGCGGTCGCCGACGCGCTGGGCGCCGCGTTCCCCGCGCTCCGGGAGCCCGGCGGCGAGCCGGGGGAGCGGCTGGCCCGGCAGTTCGGGCGGTTCGGCCTGCGGGTCCGCGTCCGCCCCGACGCCGGCGGCGGCGAGGGCACCGGGGAAGGCGCCGGCGGGGTGCGCGTGGAGTGGGCCGTCGAGGGCGAGGCCGCGCCCCGGAGCCGGCCGCTGGCGGGCGACGGGACCGCCGCCGAGGCGCTCGCGCGGGCCCTCGCCGACCTGTACGCCGACGGCGCCGCGCTGCGGCTGGACGCGCTGCGCGCCCCCGGCGCGCGGCTGGTGGGCGACCTGCCGACGTACCCGTTCCGCCGGACCCGCTTCTGGATCGACGAGCCCGGCACGACCGCGCCCGGCGGTCCCGCCGGAGCGGCCGGGGGCGGGACGGGAGACTCCGCGGCACCGCCGCCCGGCGACGGGGACGGCGTGCGCGCCTTCCTCATGGAGCTGCTCAAGGAGGTGCTGCACTCCCCGGAGGACCTCGACCCCGACCGGTCGCTGCAGGAGGCCGGCGCCGACTCCTTCATCACCACCCTGTTCATCACCAAGGTCGAGGACTTCTACGACCTGGGGGTGCCGCCGGAGGATCTGCACATCGACGTCCCGCTCGCGGAGCTGATCGACCGGTTCGCCGGCGCGATCGCCGAGGCGGGCGCCGTCCGGGAGCCGAGCGCGTGA
- a CDS encoding thioesterase II family protein, which yields MDGLTTTHGPATGPAAPERSWTVRWNRPPSPRLRLFCLPHAGGGAGAYRAWTRYLPPDVEVVAIRLPGRETAFRETPLTSVDDVVRAVVRQAAPLLDRPHAWFGHSMGAILAFEACRALRRLGLGEPARLLVSGRDAPHLPYRRPPVHAAPLPDLLARLHDLGGTPRDLLDDPSALSPLLPSLRADFAVVEGYRHRPGPPLDCPISVFAGTGDLDTTRDGLAAWRSHSGAGCVVRMFDGGHFYLHDDAEGVVPGIGRDLPGPPGADDPSGRTS from the coding sequence ATGGATGGCCTGACCACGACGCACGGCCCGGCCACGGGCCCGGCCGCGCCGGAGCGATCCTGGACGGTGCGGTGGAACCGCCCGCCCTCCCCCCGCCTGCGGCTGTTCTGCCTGCCGCACGCGGGCGGCGGCGCCGGCGCGTACCGGGCGTGGACGCGGTACCTGCCGCCGGACGTCGAGGTGGTGGCGATCCGGTTGCCGGGCCGGGAGACCGCCTTCCGCGAGACGCCGCTGACGAGCGTCGACGACGTCGTCCGCGCGGTCGTCCGGCAGGCCGCGCCGCTGCTGGACCGGCCGCACGCGTGGTTCGGGCACAGCATGGGGGCGATCCTGGCGTTCGAGGCGTGCCGGGCGCTGCGCCGGCTCGGGCTCGGGGAGCCCGCCCGGCTGCTGGTGTCGGGCCGGGACGCGCCGCACCTGCCGTACCGGCGCCCGCCCGTGCACGCCGCGCCGCTGCCCGACCTGCTGGCCCGGCTGCACGACCTGGGCGGCACGCCGCGCGACCTCCTCGACGACCCGTCCGCGCTGTCGCCGCTGCTGCCCTCGCTGCGCGCGGACTTCGCCGTGGTGGAGGGCTACCGGCACCGGCCCGGCCCGCCGCTGGACTGCCCGATCTCGGTGTTCGCCGGGACCGGGGACCTGGACACGACGCGCGACGGGCTGGCCGCCTGGCGGTCCCACTCCGGCGCCGGATGCGTGGTGCGGATGTTCGACGGCGGCCACTTCTACCTGCACGACGACGCGGAAGGGGTCGTGCCCGGCATCGGCCGGGACCTGCCCGGCCCGCCCGGAGCCGACGACCCGAGTGGGAGGACATCGTGA
- a CDS encoding non-ribosomal peptide synthetase encodes MTTRQPPVQPVQPVPSAPSAPSSGPSGGGGRDELPDRFPLTDLQTAYMVGRSRLFELGGRQNYYLEAEAVDFDPERAEEAVNRVVERHEHLRTVMLEDGYQRVMGVAETPRVRVPVVDLSDLDADRREESLGQIRDRMCEAGLDPAGWPLFEVVVSRIRPHRVRIHIRMSLILLDGSSMRTVITDWLAYYRDPDAQLPPVAQTFREWRLSRLSREDDAEFGEQLAYWRERLDTLPEAPRLPLARQAADIDAVWFTGRSTRLSAEEWRRFCANFRRHRVLPSTALLHVYAEALAAWADTPHFCLNFVHQYDLAYRPGQEEVVGQRSATLPLEVDLRHDEDFWERAQRLQRRLWRDMSNKDVTAVRVSRELAQRNGWTQRAAYPCVFTNNQGPGLDSVPVRRPAFRMVERIQHTPQVLVDNQIRDTPDGGVTTNIDFVEEAFPEGLPAAVVEGYRRMLKALARPDGAGAVPDPVPAEHRAVVAAVNDTAVPAPAGRLEDGFLRRAAARPDAVAVVTSKRTLTYGDLDRLSSAVAAGLRARGAGRGDIVPIVMAKGWEQVVAVLGVLRAGAAYCPVDADLPAERIEHLLRECDARAVLAQAHHPPASVAGLPVLHVDETEPADEPPPIDIDADEGDLAYVIYTSGSTGNPKGVMIEHRGALNTVADINRRIGLGPDDRVFGISSLSFDLSVWDVFGALDAGAALVLPDASARPDPFGWAAAAREHGVTVWNSVPALAEMLVEVIEQRPEPGRPPLRAFLLSGDWIPVALPDRMRALWPGARVIAMGGATEASIWSNLFEVEGVDPRWQSIPYGRPLDNQTMKVLDHRLDIRPAWATGEIYIGGLGLARGYWRDEERTAERFVVHPRTGERLYRTGDLGRYLPDGTIEFLGRQDRQVKIQGFRVEPGEIEAAAREHRAVRECVVCVDRSPGGKRLVAVAVPEPGERPEPESIVELLRARLPRYMVPGVLRVVDRLPLTPNGKVDHAAVLALPADEAAQDASGRAGAPDGGAADGAGDHPLLGRLAELCADLLEIPAIDPDDDFFALGGNSLLALRLVNRIRVELGTDLPMGRVFEAPTVRRLAALLDGAGRDARCMVDLGGGDGDAPELFLFHVLGGAVAPYRPLAGAWPGPVRAFQSRPLVDGSEAAFAADLESMAATYREELQRHRPDGPYLLGGASMGGSLAYEVARQLAERGQDCRVVMFDTEIRDIHPPLTEADRHIGFLRVLRLGDPPPDAVAAIRAAAAGAAGRAARDAAVAHGLLPAEVDVAGYERLKRVQEHELELLAAYRPGPLDRPALLFVAADEPDRPDTAPPWRALCPGIEVESAPGDHFSMIRADRLPALAGRLAAWATGEPPPG; translated from the coding sequence GTGACGACCCGACAGCCGCCCGTCCAGCCCGTCCAGCCCGTCCCGTCCGCACCGTCCGCACCGTCCTCGGGCCCGTCCGGGGGCGGCGGCCGGGACGAGCTGCCCGACCGGTTCCCGCTCACCGACCTGCAGACCGCGTACATGGTGGGCCGGAGCCGGCTGTTCGAGCTCGGCGGCCGGCAGAACTACTACCTGGAGGCCGAGGCCGTCGACTTCGACCCCGAGCGGGCCGAGGAGGCCGTCAACCGGGTCGTCGAACGGCACGAGCACCTGCGCACCGTGATGCTGGAGGACGGCTACCAGCGGGTGATGGGCGTCGCCGAGACGCCGCGCGTCCGGGTCCCCGTGGTGGACCTGTCCGACCTGGACGCCGACCGGCGGGAGGAGTCGCTCGGGCAGATCCGCGACCGGATGTGCGAGGCGGGGCTCGACCCGGCCGGATGGCCGCTGTTCGAGGTGGTGGTGAGCCGCATCCGGCCGCACCGCGTGCGGATCCACATCCGCATGAGCCTGATCCTGCTGGACGGCTCCAGCATGCGGACGGTCATCACCGACTGGCTCGCGTACTACCGGGACCCGGACGCGCAGCTGCCGCCGGTCGCGCAGACGTTCCGCGAGTGGCGGCTGTCGCGGCTGTCCCGCGAGGACGACGCCGAGTTCGGCGAGCAGCTCGCGTACTGGCGGGAACGGCTGGACACGCTGCCGGAGGCGCCGCGCCTCCCGCTGGCCCGCCAGGCCGCCGACATCGACGCGGTGTGGTTCACCGGCCGGTCCACCCGGCTCAGCGCGGAGGAGTGGCGGCGGTTCTGCGCGAACTTCCGCAGGCACCGCGTCCTGCCGAGCACGGCGCTGCTGCACGTGTACGCGGAGGCGCTGGCCGCCTGGGCGGACACCCCGCACTTCTGCCTGAACTTCGTGCACCAGTACGACCTGGCGTACCGGCCGGGCCAGGAGGAGGTCGTGGGGCAGCGCAGCGCCACCCTGCCGCTGGAGGTGGACCTGCGGCACGACGAGGACTTCTGGGAGCGCGCGCAGCGGCTGCAGCGGCGGCTGTGGCGCGACATGTCCAACAAGGACGTCACCGCCGTGCGCGTCAGCCGGGAACTCGCCCAGCGGAACGGCTGGACGCAGCGCGCCGCCTACCCCTGCGTCTTCACCAACAACCAGGGGCCGGGGCTCGACTCGGTGCCGGTCCGGCGGCCCGCGTTCCGCATGGTCGAACGGATCCAGCACACCCCTCAGGTGCTGGTGGACAACCAGATCCGCGACACCCCGGACGGGGGCGTGACCACCAACATCGACTTCGTCGAGGAGGCGTTCCCGGAGGGGCTGCCCGCCGCGGTGGTGGAGGGGTACCGGCGCATGCTGAAGGCGCTGGCCCGCCCGGACGGAGCCGGCGCGGTGCCCGACCCGGTGCCCGCCGAGCACCGCGCGGTCGTCGCCGCCGTCAACGACACCGCGGTCCCGGCGCCGGCGGGCCGGCTGGAGGACGGCTTCCTCCGCCGCGCCGCCGCCCGCCCGGACGCGGTCGCGGTCGTCACGTCGAAGCGGACCCTGACGTACGGGGACCTGGACCGGCTGTCGAGCGCGGTCGCGGCCGGGCTGCGCGCCCGCGGCGCGGGCCGCGGCGACATCGTCCCGATCGTCATGGCGAAGGGCTGGGAGCAGGTCGTCGCCGTGCTCGGGGTGCTGCGGGCGGGGGCGGCGTACTGCCCCGTCGACGCCGACCTGCCCGCCGAGCGGATCGAGCACCTGCTGCGCGAGTGCGACGCCCGCGCCGTCCTCGCGCAGGCGCACCACCCGCCCGCCTCCGTCGCCGGCCTGCCGGTGCTGCACGTGGACGAGACCGAACCCGCCGACGAACCGCCGCCGATCGACATCGACGCCGACGAGGGCGACCTGGCGTACGTCATCTACACGTCGGGGTCCACGGGGAACCCCAAGGGCGTGATGATCGAGCATCGCGGGGCCCTCAACACCGTCGCCGACATCAACCGGCGGATCGGGCTCGGCCCGGACGACCGGGTGTTCGGCATCTCGTCGCTGAGCTTCGACCTGTCGGTGTGGGACGTGTTCGGCGCGCTGGACGCGGGCGCCGCCCTGGTCCTGCCCGACGCGTCGGCCCGGCCCGACCCCTTCGGCTGGGCGGCCGCCGCCCGCGAGCACGGTGTCACGGTGTGGAACTCCGTTCCGGCGCTGGCCGAGATGCTGGTCGAGGTCATCGAGCAGCGCCCCGAACCGGGCCGGCCGCCGCTGCGGGCGTTCCTGCTGAGCGGCGACTGGATCCCGGTGGCGCTGCCGGACCGGATGCGGGCGCTGTGGCCCGGCGCCCGCGTCATCGCGATGGGCGGCGCCACCGAGGCGTCGATCTGGTCGAACCTGTTCGAGGTCGAGGGCGTCGATCCGCGGTGGCAGAGCATCCCCTACGGCCGTCCGCTGGACAACCAGACGATGAAGGTGCTCGACCACCGGCTCGACATCCGTCCGGCGTGGGCGACCGGCGAGATCTACATCGGCGGCCTGGGGCTGGCGCGCGGGTACTGGCGCGACGAGGAGCGCACCGCCGAACGGTTCGTCGTCCATCCGCGGACCGGCGAGCGGCTGTACCGGACCGGGGACCTCGGCCGCTACCTGCCGGACGGGACGATCGAGTTCCTGGGCCGCCAGGACCGGCAGGTCAAGATCCAGGGGTTCCGGGTGGAACCGGGGGAGATCGAGGCGGCCGCGCGCGAGCACCGGGCCGTCCGGGAGTGCGTGGTGTGCGTCGACCGGTCCCCCGGCGGGAAGCGGCTCGTGGCGGTGGCGGTCCCGGAGCCGGGCGAGCGGCCCGAGCCGGAGTCGATCGTGGAGCTGCTGCGCGCCCGGCTGCCCCGCTACATGGTGCCGGGCGTCCTGCGGGTGGTGGACCGGCTGCCGCTGACGCCCAACGGCAAGGTGGACCACGCGGCCGTCCTCGCGCTGCCGGCCGATGAGGCCGCGCAGGACGCGTCCGGCCGCGCCGGCGCCCCCGACGGCGGCGCCGCGGACGGCGCCGGGGACCACCCCCTGCTGGGCCGGCTCGCCGAGCTGTGCGCCGACCTGCTGGAGATCCCGGCGATCGACCCGGACGACGACTTCTTCGCGCTCGGCGGCAACTCGCTGCTGGCGCTGCGGCTGGTGAACCGGATCCGGGTGGAGCTGGGCACCGACCTGCCGATGGGCCGCGTCTTCGAGGCGCCCACGGTGCGCCGGCTGGCGGCGCTGCTGGACGGCGCGGGCCGCGACGCCCGCTGCATGGTGGACCTCGGCGGCGGCGACGGCGACGCACCCGAACTGTTCCTGTTCCACGTGCTGGGCGGCGCGGTGGCGCCGTACCGGCCGCTGGCCGGCGCCTGGCCGGGGCCGGTGCGGGCGTTCCAGAGCAGGCCGCTCGTCGACGGCTCGGAGGCGGCGTTCGCGGCGGACCTGGAGTCGATGGCCGCGACGTACCGGGAGGAGCTGCAGCGGCACCGGCCGGACGGCCCGTACCTGCTGGGCGGCGCGTCGATGGGCGGATCGCTCGCCTACGAGGTGGCGCGGCAGCTCGCGGAGCGCGGGCAGGACTGCCGGGTCGTCATGTTCGACACCGAGATCAGGGACATCCACCCGCCGCTCACCGAGGCCGACCGGCACATCGGGTTCCTGCGCGTGCTGCGGCTCGGCGACCCGCCGCCGGACGCCGTCGCCGCGATCCGCGCGGCCGCCGCCGGCGCGGCGGGCCGGGCGGCGCGGGACGCGGCCGTCGCCCACGGGCTGCTGCCCGCCGAGGTGGACGTGGCGGGCTACGAGCGGCTCAAGCGGGTGCAGGAGCACGAACTGGAGCTGCTGGCGGCCTACCGGCCCGGTCCCCTGGACCGGCCGGCGCTGCTGTTCGTCGCGGCCGACGAGCCGGACCGCCCGGACACCGCGCCGCCCTGGCGGGCGCTCTGCCCGGGCATCGAGGTCGAGAGCGCCCCCGGCGACCACTTCTCGATGATCCGCGCCGACCGGCTGCCCGCGCTCGCGGGACGGCTGGCGGCGTGGGCGACGGGCGAGCCGCCCCCCGGATAG
- a CDS encoding thioesterase II family protein: MVRPRPVRDPELRLVVFHHAGGSSAAYVPLVRALPGDWELLLLDLPGRGRLHRAPPETDMAALVAAATAEVMAWTGPPVALFGHSLGAIVAAETARSLRACGVRPSWLGVSGRAAPVPRPGAEHPPAARPPQERDAPGRDAPERHGPGRDAQERHAQGRDAPGPGARVPLERLPLATMPDDELFDALAVLGGMPERLDELPEFRARFLRLVRADLLALASYRPDPCRAPLDVPITAFGSTGDPLAPPHAVDAWREETTAGFRSRTFPGGHFHLLGPALTGFGAALAQELRRSPTVPVPTSPGGTPS, from the coding sequence ATGGTCAGGCCGCGGCCGGTCCGCGACCCGGAGCTGCGCCTCGTGGTCTTCCACCATGCCGGGGGCTCGTCGGCCGCCTACGTGCCGCTGGTGCGGGCGCTGCCGGGCGACTGGGAGCTGCTGCTGCTCGACCTGCCGGGCCGCGGGCGGCTGCACCGCGCGCCCCCGGAGACCGACATGGCGGCGCTGGTCGCCGCCGCCACCGCGGAGGTCATGGCGTGGACCGGCCCGCCGGTGGCGCTGTTCGGGCACAGCCTCGGCGCGATCGTGGCGGCCGAGACGGCCCGGTCCCTGCGGGCGTGCGGCGTCCGCCCGTCCTGGCTGGGCGTCTCGGGCCGCGCCGCGCCCGTCCCCCGTCCGGGCGCGGAGCACCCCCCCGCGGCCCGCCCGCCGCAGGAACGGGACGCGCCGGGACGTGACGCGCCGGAACGGCACGGGCCGGGACGTGACGCGCAGGAACGGCACGCGCAGGGACGTGACGCGCCGGGACCGGGGGCGCGGGTGCCGCTGGAGCGCCTGCCGCTGGCCACGATGCCCGACGACGAGCTGTTCGACGCGCTGGCCGTGCTCGGCGGGATGCCCGAGCGGTTGGACGAGCTGCCCGAGTTCCGCGCCCGGTTCCTGCGCCTCGTCCGCGCCGATCTGCTGGCGCTGGCGTCGTACCGCCCCGACCCGTGCCGGGCGCCGCTCGACGTGCCGATCACCGCGTTCGGCTCGACCGGCGATCCGCTGGCGCCGCCGCACGCCGTCGACGCGTGGCGGGAGGAGACCACCGCCGGGTTCCGCAGCCGGACGTTCCCGGGCGGGCACTTCCATCTGCTCGGTCCCGCCCTGACCGGTTTCGGGGCGGCCCTGGCGCAGGAGCTCCGGCGGTCACCGACCGTCCCCGTCCCCACCTCGCCGGGAGGCACGCCGTCATGA